One window from the genome of Sphingomicrobium arenosum encodes:
- a CDS encoding TIGR00341 family protein: MTDSASPATKPIEIDDKLKILALLRRQWRRHFTRTVDHEAAMERLREESQVDARYIFMVAMSAGIAVLGLIMSSPAVVIGAMLLSPLMGPIIGAGFALATWDVKWMRQCARGLFFGVLAAVLFAALLSALSPIQQITSEIAARTRPTLLDLFVALFSALAGAYAMIKGRSGTIVGVAIAVALMPPLAVVGFGLATLDWSVFGGALMLFTTNLVTIAAAAAAMARFYGFRTSLSKKRGLVQSLVMIAALLLLAVPLTLSLRDIAFEAQSTRAINQALAREFDSRAVIDTLTIDWDAEPLAISAIVLTPDLRGEAEARAERALTDTLARPVRVDIEQFQVDVGGEAAQQAALAAARGREAAEAVQRQVDTLTQIVSIVAGVDPEDVLVDREHRRVQARARRIPGAGYGAYRAFETRIAERVPGWRIDLQPPLLAPEPIALDAEGNAPPAALADVGWAAQRLGLDLLATGPDGALDALDEALGDTALERRSDPEARNLTLRWKGAAPTDD; the protein is encoded by the coding sequence ATGACCGACAGCGCCTCCCCTGCGACCAAACCCATCGAGATCGACGACAAGCTCAAGATCCTCGCCCTCCTGCGGCGTCAGTGGCGCCGCCACTTCACCCGCACCGTCGATCACGAAGCCGCGATGGAGCGGCTGCGCGAGGAGAGCCAGGTCGATGCGCGCTACATCTTCATGGTCGCCATGTCCGCGGGCATCGCGGTCCTCGGGCTCATCATGTCCTCGCCCGCCGTGGTCATCGGCGCGATGCTCCTGTCTCCGCTCATGGGGCCGATCATTGGCGCGGGCTTCGCGCTCGCCACCTGGGACGTCAAATGGATGCGCCAATGCGCGCGCGGCCTGTTCTTCGGCGTCCTTGCCGCCGTCCTCTTCGCCGCCCTGCTCTCCGCCCTGAGCCCGATCCAGCAGATCACCAGCGAGATCGCCGCGCGCACCCGCCCCACCCTGCTCGACCTCTTCGTCGCGCTCTTCTCCGCGCTCGCGGGCGCCTATGCCATGATCAAGGGCCGCTCGGGCACCATCGTCGGGGTCGCCATCGCGGTCGCCTTGATGCCGCCATTGGCCGTCGTCGGCTTTGGCCTCGCCACCCTCGACTGGAGCGTGTTCGGCGGCGCGCTCATGCTGTTCACCACCAACCTCGTCACCATCGCCGCCGCCGCCGCCGCCATGGCGCGCTTCTACGGCTTTCGTACCTCGCTCTCGAAAAAGCGCGGGCTCGTCCAGTCGCTCGTCATGATCGCCGCGCTCCTCCTCCTCGCCGTGCCCCTCACCCTGTCCTTGCGCGACATCGCCTTCGAGGCGCAGTCCACCCGCGCCATCAACCAGGCGCTCGCCCGCGAATTCGACAGCCGCGCCGTCATCGACACGCTGACCATCGACTGGGACGCCGAGCCGCTCGCCATTTCCGCCATCGTCCTCACCCCAGACCTGCGCGGGGAAGCGGAGGCGCGCGCCGAGCGTGCCTTGACCGACACGCTCGCCCGCCCCGTGCGCGTCGACATCGAGCAGTTTCAGGTCGATGTCGGCGGCGAGGCCGCCCAGCAGGCCGCGCTTGCCGCAGCCCGCGGGCGCGAGGCCGCCGAGGCCGTCCAGCGCCAGGTCGACACCCTCACCCAGATCGTCTCGATCGTCGCGGGCGTCGACCCCGAGGACGTGCTGGTCGACCGCGAGCATCGCCGCGTCCAGGCCCGCGCCCGCCGCATCCCCGGCGCCGGCTATGGCGCCTATCGTGCCTTCGAGACCCGCATCGCGGAGCGCGTGCCGGGATGGCGCATCGACCTCCAGCCCCCGCTGCTCGCGCCCGAGCCCATCGCGCTCGACGCGGAGGGCAACGCCCCACCCGCCGCGCTCGCCGACGTGGGTTGGGCCGCGCAGCGCCTCGGCCTCGACCTCCTCGCCACCGGCCCCGACGGCGCGCTGGACGCGCTCGACGAGGCACTCGGCGACACCGCGCTCGAGCGCAGGAGCGACCCCGAAGCCCGCAACCTCACGCTGCGCTGGAAGGGTGCCGCGCCCACCGACGATTGA
- a CDS encoding amidohydrolase family protein, with product MHDHDLDPEGRRLPVRFDGASNGEFSPIPPSRQQRAVNALAHETADIHSARLNTSRRAFLASTMGAAGVLSACNTVHGEEGGRFKLEKDAALDEAAADATLSGDEFICDVQMHCVEPSGGWMEGPDSDLWLSALNDAFPQRLKCDANFDCYSAETLAKEVFLDSDTDAGVISALWGTDETSPTPTAYAAEARDIIDTIDGDAHRCLIHGGVLANEPGEIEAMDAKAKVHGVNAWKLYPQYGMSQGGYMLDDSPFAEAFFDKARSLGVKTVAVHKGISLFRQDPAMATPRDMGPAARANPDFTFLTYHSGFQPGVPEGPYNEAQPNGVDRLVRSHQQAGFKRNEGNLYAEMGATWKILMGQPMQAAHYIGKLLKYFGEDRILWGTDSLWFGSPQDQIQAFRAFEISEEFQERYGYPALTDEAKRKIFGLNASRVYGFDPAKLAKGKFDARREAYAQARNPSFRSYGPTSRQAFLEMHARTPGAPG from the coding sequence ATGCATGACCATGATCTCGATCCTGAAGGGCGGCGGCTGCCGGTGCGGTTCGACGGGGCGTCGAACGGGGAGTTTTCGCCGATTCCGCCGAGCCGGCAGCAGCGCGCGGTCAATGCGCTGGCGCATGAGACGGCGGACATCCACAGCGCGAGGCTGAACACGAGCCGCCGGGCGTTCCTTGCCTCGACCATGGGCGCGGCAGGGGTGCTGAGCGCGTGCAACACGGTGCATGGCGAGGAGGGCGGACGCTTCAAGCTGGAAAAGGATGCCGCGCTCGATGAGGCAGCGGCGGACGCGACGCTCAGCGGGGACGAGTTCATCTGCGACGTGCAGATGCATTGCGTCGAGCCGAGCGGGGGCTGGATGGAAGGGCCCGACAGCGACCTGTGGCTGTCGGCCTTGAACGATGCTTTTCCGCAGCGGCTGAAATGCGATGCGAACTTCGACTGCTACTCGGCCGAGACGCTGGCCAAGGAGGTCTTCCTCGACAGCGACACCGATGCGGGCGTGATCAGCGCCCTGTGGGGCACCGACGAGACGAGCCCGACGCCGACGGCCTATGCCGCCGAGGCGCGCGACATCATCGACACGATCGACGGCGATGCGCATCGCTGCCTCATCCATGGCGGGGTGCTGGCCAACGAGCCGGGCGAGATCGAGGCGATGGACGCCAAGGCCAAGGTGCATGGCGTCAATGCGTGGAAGCTCTATCCGCAATATGGGATGAGCCAGGGCGGTTATATGCTCGACGACAGCCCGTTCGCCGAGGCGTTTTTCGACAAGGCGCGGAGCCTCGGTGTGAAGACGGTCGCGGTGCACAAGGGCATCTCGCTGTTCCGGCAGGACCCCGCCATGGCGACGCCGCGCGACATGGGGCCGGCGGCGCGGGCGAACCCTGATTTCACCTTCCTCACCTATCATTCGGGCTTCCAGCCGGGCGTGCCCGAGGGGCCCTATAACGAGGCCCAGCCCAATGGCGTCGATCGCCTGGTCCGCAGCCACCAGCAGGCGGGCTTCAAGCGCAACGAGGGCAATCTCTATGCCGAGATGGGGGCGACGTGGAAGATCCTGATGGGCCAGCCGATGCAGGCGGCCCATTATATCGGCAAATTGCTCAAATATTTCGGCGAGGATCGCATCCTGTGGGGGACCGATAGCCTGTGGTTCGGTAGCCCGCAGGACCAGATTCAAGCCTTCCGCGCCTTCGAGATTTCGGAGGAATTCCAGGAGCGCTACGGCTATCCGGCGCTGACCGACGAGGCCAAGCGCAAGATCTTCGGATTGAATGCCTCGCGGGTCTATGGTTTCGATCCGGCCAAGCTGGCCAAGGGCAAGTTCGACGCGCGGCGCGAGGCCTATGCGCAGGCGCGCAACCCGAGCTTCAGGAGCTATGGGCCGACAAGCCGGCAGGCGTTCCTCGAGATGCATGCCAGGACGCCGGGCGCGCCGGGATAG
- a CDS encoding CIA30 family protein translates to MEFVLAMSLAMSAGECRTIADFSDPVERARWEVVNDGVMGGLSRGRLSDGDGVMTFSGEIVTDGGGFSSIRRALSPSDLAGADRVVVQMRGDGRAYELTLRSDQRWRGRRVAWRGAIEAGEAVPFDALSPSLFGQALGGAAFDAASAHSIGIILADGRDGSFRLELEAILACRG, encoded by the coding sequence ATGGAGTTCGTCCTCGCCATGAGCCTTGCCATGTCCGCTGGCGAGTGCCGCACCATCGCCGACTTTTCCGATCCCGTCGAGCGCGCGCGCTGGGAGGTGGTCAATGACGGGGTAATGGGCGGGCTGTCGCGCGGGCGCCTGTCGGATGGCGATGGGGTGATGACCTTCTCGGGCGAGATCGTGACCGATGGCGGGGGCTTTTCCTCGATCAGGCGGGCGCTGTCGCCCAGTGATCTTGCAGGGGCCGACCGGGTCGTCGTGCAGATGCGCGGCGATGGGCGGGCCTATGAACTGACCCTGCGGTCGGACCAGCGCTGGCGTGGGCGGCGGGTGGCTTGGCGTGGCGCCATTGAAGCCGGTGAAGCGGTTCCGTTCGATGCGCTGTCGCCCTCGCTGTTCGGGCAGGCGCTGGGAGGGGCGGCGTTCGATGCGGCAAGCGCGCACAGCATCGGAATCATCCTTGCCGATGGACGCGACGGGTCGTTTCGCTTGGAGCTAGAGGCGATCCTTGCCTGTCGCGGATGA
- the uvrB gene encoding excinuclease ABC subunit UvrB, which produces MAIQIRTSLAEPETGDEFKPHRPARPEKAEGGRKFVLKSDYEPAGDQPTAIKELTEGVRDHGENSQVLLGVTGSGKTFTMAKVIETLQRPALILAPNKILAAQLYGEFKSFFPDNAVEYFVSYYDYYQPEAYVPRTDTYIEKESSVNEAIDRMRHSATRSLLERDDVIIVASVSCLYGIGSVETYSAMTFSLKKDQSVDQREIIRKLVALQYKRNDSNFARGSFRVRGDNLEIFPSHYEDMAWRVSFFGDDIEEILEFDPLTGKPGAKLDRVKIYANSHYVTPGPTLEQARHAIKHELEERLKELVAEGKLLEAQRLEQRTNFDLEMIAATGSCAGIENYSRFLTGRLPGEPPPTLFEYLPDNALLFVDESHQTVPQIGAMARGDHRRKITLAEHGFRLPSCIDNRPLRFNEWDAMRPQSMFVSATPGPWEMEETGGVFSEQVIRPTGLIDPPVDIRPVEDQVDDLVNEARKVAAAGYRTLVTTLTKRMAEDLTEYMHEQGLKVRYMHSDVETLERIELIRDLRVGVYDVLVGINLLREGLDIPECGLVAILDADKEGFLRSETSLIQTIGRAARNVDGRVILYADRVTGSMERALNETQRRREKQVAYNKEHGITPQSTKRAVEDLLKDVKEAVAGGADHPQAKAPPMAGHNLRAYIGELEEKMRKAAADLEFEEAARLRDEIRKLEEDELGIPEAERAAPKVGYSNAGRPGTRKTRFGKTRAKRMGGRP; this is translated from the coding sequence ATGGCAATCCAAATCCGTACATCGCTGGCAGAGCCCGAAACGGGCGACGAGTTCAAACCGCACCGCCCGGCGCGGCCCGAGAAGGCCGAGGGCGGGAGGAAGTTCGTCCTGAAATCGGATTACGAGCCGGCGGGCGACCAGCCGACCGCGATCAAGGAATTGACCGAGGGCGTGCGCGATCATGGCGAGAACAGCCAGGTGCTCCTCGGCGTCACGGGATCGGGCAAGACCTTCACCATGGCCAAGGTTATCGAGACGTTGCAGCGCCCCGCGCTGATCCTCGCGCCCAACAAGATCCTCGCCGCGCAGCTCTATGGCGAGTTCAAGAGCTTCTTTCCCGACAATGCGGTCGAATATTTCGTCAGCTATTACGACTATTACCAGCCCGAGGCCTATGTGCCGCGGACCGATACGTACATCGAGAAGGAAAGCTCGGTGAACGAGGCGATCGACCGGATGCGGCACTCGGCCACCCGGTCGCTGCTCGAGCGCGACGACGTTATCATCGTCGCCTCGGTCAGTTGCCTTTACGGTATCGGGTCGGTCGAGACCTATTCGGCGATGACCTTTTCGCTGAAGAAGGACCAGAGCGTCGACCAGCGCGAGATCATCAGGAAGCTGGTGGCGCTGCAGTATAAGCGCAACGACAGTAATTTCGCGCGCGGCAGCTTCCGGGTGCGCGGCGACAATCTGGAGATCTTCCCCTCGCACTATGAGGATATGGCGTGGCGGGTGAGCTTCTTTGGCGACGATATCGAGGAAATCCTCGAGTTCGATCCGCTGACGGGCAAGCCGGGGGCGAAACTCGACCGGGTGAAGATTTACGCCAATTCGCACTATGTGACGCCGGGGCCGACGCTCGAACAGGCGCGCCATGCGATCAAGCATGAGCTGGAGGAGCGGCTCAAAGAGCTGGTGGCGGAGGGCAAGTTGCTCGAGGCGCAGCGGCTGGAGCAGCGGACGAACTTCGACCTCGAGATGATCGCGGCGACCGGCAGCTGCGCAGGCATCGAGAATTATTCGCGCTTCCTCACCGGGCGGCTCCCGGGCGAGCCGCCGCCCACCCTGTTCGAATATCTGCCCGACAATGCGCTTCTGTTCGTTGATGAAAGCCACCAGACGGTGCCGCAGATCGGCGCGATGGCGCGGGGGGACCATCGGCGAAAGATCACGCTGGCGGAACATGGTTTCCGGCTGCCGAGCTGTATCGACAACAGGCCGCTCAGGTTCAACGAATGGGACGCGATGCGCCCGCAATCGATGTTCGTCTCTGCGACCCCGGGGCCGTGGGAGATGGAGGAGACGGGGGGCGTCTTTTCCGAGCAGGTCATTCGCCCGACGGGGCTGATCGATCCGCCAGTCGACATCCGCCCGGTCGAGGACCAGGTCGACGATCTGGTCAACGAGGCGCGCAAGGTGGCGGCTGCGGGTTATCGGACGCTGGTCACGACGCTGACCAAGCGGATGGCCGAGGACCTCACCGAATATATGCACGAGCAGGGCCTCAAGGTGCGTTACATGCATTCGGACGTCGAGACGCTGGAGAGGATCGAGCTGATCCGCGACTTGCGCGTCGGGGTCTATGACGTGCTGGTCGGCATCAACCTGTTGCGCGAGGGGCTCGATATTCCCGAATGCGGGCTGGTCGCGATTTTGGATGCCGACAAGGAAGGGTTCCTGCGCTCCGAGACGTCGCTGATCCAGACGATCGGGCGCGCGGCGCGTAACGTCGATGGGCGGGTGATCCTCTATGCCGACCGGGTGACGGGCTCGATGGAGCGCGCGCTTAACGAGACGCAGCGGCGGCGCGAGAAACAGGTCGCCTATAACAAGGAGCATGGCATCACGCCGCAATCGACCAAGCGCGCGGTCGAGGATCTCTTGAAGGACGTCAAGGAAGCGGTGGCGGGCGGCGCCGATCATCCGCAGGCCAAGGCGCCGCCGATGGCGGGGCACAATCTGCGCGCCTATATCGGCGAGCTGGAAGAGAAAATGCGCAAGGCCGCCGCCGATCTCGAATTCGAGGAAGCGGCGCGGCTGCGCGACGAGATCAGGAAGCTCGAGGAGGACGAACTCGGCATTCCCGAGGCCGAACGTGCCGCGCCCAAGGTGGGCTATTCGAACGCGGGGCGGCCGGGCACGCGCAAGACGCGCTTTGGCAAGACGCGGGCGAAAAGGATGGGGGGACGGCCTTAA
- a CDS encoding amidohydrolase produces MTKRVFLGTSLLAMMLTAPAQAQDNNPRPLRAAIEAQYETSLEEMFLDFHRNPELSFRESRTAAIIAEQLRDVGAEVTEGVGQTGVVGLLRNGEGPTILVRADMDGLPVEEDSGLAYASTARQVDLDGVDKPVMHACGHDTHITALIGAARQLAAMKDRWSGTVMFIAQPAEERIGGAKAMMEDGLYDRFGTPDYAIAFHTSASEPVGRLIMAPGLSASSSDSVDITIHGVGAHGAAPHKGVDPIVMGAQIIMSLQTLVSRTLSPLEAGVVTVGSFHSGFKHNIISDRAELQLTVRSNDNEVREKLLDGIRRIAASVGQMNGLPEDQWPEVRVGFESTPVTINDDALAARLTPAFRAHFGEDTLQTFEEQDGMGAEDFAYFVAPNTEVPGMYMVVGGTPRDAWEAAEAGTGPAIPSHHSPFFKVDPRGSILLGTEAMVMGVLTLLGPDAETAR; encoded by the coding sequence ATGACCAAGCGAGTGTTTCTGGGGACCAGCCTCTTGGCCATGATGCTCACCGCGCCCGCTCAGGCGCAGGACAACAACCCCCGCCCGCTGCGCGCCGCCATCGAGGCGCAATATGAAACCAGCCTCGAGGAGATGTTCCTCGACTTTCACCGCAATCCCGAACTCTCCTTCCGCGAGAGCCGCACCGCCGCCATCATCGCCGAACAGCTGCGCGACGTTGGCGCCGAGGTCACCGAGGGCGTCGGCCAGACCGGCGTCGTCGGGCTGCTGCGCAACGGCGAGGGGCCGACGATCCTCGTGCGCGCCGACATGGACGGCCTGCCGGTCGAGGAGGATAGCGGCCTTGCCTATGCCTCGACCGCGCGCCAGGTCGATCTGGACGGCGTCGACAAGCCCGTCATGCACGCCTGCGGCCACGACACCCATATTACCGCGCTGATCGGTGCCGCGCGCCAGCTCGCCGCGATGAAGGACCGATGGTCGGGCACCGTCATGTTCATCGCCCAGCCCGCCGAGGAGCGGATCGGCGGCGCCAAGGCGATGATGGAGGATGGGCTCTACGACCGCTTCGGCACCCCCGATTACGCCATCGCCTTCCATACCAGCGCCAGCGAACCCGTCGGGCGCCTGATCATGGCGCCGGGCCTCAGCGCTTCCTCCTCCGACTCGGTCGACATCACCATCCATGGCGTCGGCGCGCATGGCGCCGCCCCGCACAAGGGGGTCGATCCCATCGTCATGGGCGCACAGATCATCATGTCGCTGCAGACCCTCGTCAGCCGCACCCTCTCCCCCTTGGAGGCAGGCGTCGTCACCGTCGGCAGCTTCCATTCGGGCTTCAAGCACAACATCATTTCCGACCGCGCCGAGCTCCAGCTCACCGTGCGCTCGAACGACAATGAGGTTCGCGAGAAACTGCTCGACGGTATCCGCCGCATCGCCGCCAGCGTCGGACAGATGAACGGCCTGCCCGAAGACCAGTGGCCCGAGGTCCGCGTCGGCTTCGAGAGCACGCCCGTCACGATCAACGACGACGCGCTCGCCGCGCGCCTCACCCCCGCCTTCCGCGCCCATTTCGGCGAGGACACGCTCCAGACCTTCGAGGAGCAGGACGGCATGGGGGCCGAGGACTTCGCCTATTTCGTCGCCCCCAACACCGAGGTGCCCGGCATGTACATGGTCGTGGGCGGCACCCCGCGCGATGCATGGGAAGCCGCCGAGGCCGGCACCGGCCCCGCCATCCCCTCGCACCATTCGCCCTTCTTCAAGGTCGACCCGCGCGGCTCGATCCTGCTCGGCACCGAGGCGATGGTGATGGGCGTCCTCACCCTGCTCGGCCCTGATGCGGAGACCGCTCGATGA
- a CDS encoding peptide MFS transporter produces MTDPDPAEVAAIRRLESADLWGHPKGVYFLAATEAWERFSFYGMRTLLILYMVQELLLPGHVENVAGMDWFRPFIESIFGTLSDQAFASQLFGLYAGFVYFTPLIGGWLADRWLGAKTTVMIGIALMGAGHILMVWEESFLLALLFLVLGSGALKGNVAAQVGHLYPQRDEARRSKGFTIFSTGINIGAIIGPLVCGWLAQRYGWHAGFGTAGGVMALAGIAYILGLPHFAEDRIHRSGDGTPALSTSERTTLGFVLLILAIALFWSLAFDQMFNVGLLWVAEGVALDTSFGTVPVPWFGSEDSFASVVVVPILLGLWSSREKRGRPVGDFEKIATGSVIMALSIGTLGLGAALAGDDGKASILFPLIAFFLSGTSFMYVWPTMLAMVSRRAPRAINARMMAAAYLVAFVSNIVAGFLARFYEPLGPAGFFAMMAVISLTGALLVFLFGRRIDRRLDALDEEQAAAAAQPAFSPAAP; encoded by the coding sequence ATGACCGATCCCGATCCCGCTGAAGTCGCTGCCATCCGCCGCCTTGAAAGCGCCGACCTGTGGGGCCATCCCAAGGGCGTCTATTTCCTCGCCGCCACCGAGGCGTGGGAGCGCTTTTCTTTCTACGGCATGCGCACGCTGCTCATCCTCTACATGGTGCAGGAACTGCTCTTGCCCGGTCATGTCGAGAATGTCGCGGGCATGGACTGGTTCAGGCCCTTCATCGAGAGCATCTTCGGCACCCTGTCCGACCAGGCCTTCGCCTCCCAACTGTTCGGCCTCTACGCGGGCTTCGTCTATTTCACCCCGCTGATCGGCGGCTGGCTCGCCGACCGCTGGCTCGGCGCCAAGACAACCGTGATGATCGGCATCGCGCTGATGGGCGCGGGCCATATCCTCATGGTGTGGGAGGAAAGCTTCCTCCTCGCCCTCCTTTTCCTCGTCCTCGGCTCGGGCGCGTTGAAGGGCAATGTCGCCGCCCAGGTCGGCCACCTCTATCCGCAGCGCGACGAGGCCCGCCGCTCCAAGGGCTTCACCATCTTCTCCACCGGCATCAACATCGGCGCCATCATCGGCCCGCTGGTGTGCGGCTGGCTCGCCCAGCGCTACGGCTGGCACGCGGGTTTCGGCACGGCGGGCGGCGTCATGGCGCTCGCCGGGATCGCCTATATCCTTGGCCTGCCCCACTTCGCCGAGGATCGCATCCACCGCAGCGGCGACGGCACCCCCGCGCTCAGCACCAGCGAGCGCACGACGCTCGGCTTCGTCCTCCTCATCCTCGCGATCGCCCTCTTCTGGTCGCTCGCCTTCGACCAGATGTTTAACGTCGGCCTCCTCTGGGTCGCCGAAGGCGTGGCGCTCGACACCTCTTTCGGCACCGTGCCCGTCCCCTGGTTCGGCTCGGAGGACAGCTTCGCCTCGGTCGTCGTCGTCCCCATCCTGCTGGGCCTGTGGTCGTCCCGCGAAAAGCGCGGCCGCCCGGTCGGCGACTTCGAGAAGATCGCCACCGGCTCGGTCATCATGGCGCTGTCGATCGGCACGCTCGGCCTCGGCGCGGCGCTTGCAGGCGATGACGGCAAGGCCTCAATCCTTTTTCCCCTCATCGCCTTCTTCCTCTCGGGCACCAGCTTCATGTACGTCTGGCCGACGATGCTCGCGATGGTGTCGCGCCGCGCCCCCCGCGCCATCAATGCGCGGATGATGGCGGCGGCCTATCTCGTCGCCTTCGTCTCCAACATCGTCGCCGGTTTCCTCGCCCGCTTCTACGAGCCGCTCGGCCCCGCGGGCTTCTTTGCGATGATGGCGGTCATCTCGCTCACCGGCGCGCTGCTGGTCTTCCTCTTCGGACGCCGCATCGACCGACGCCTCGACGCGCTCGACGAGGAACAGGCCGCCGCCGCCGCTCAGCCCGCATTCAGCCCCGCCGCGCCATAA
- a CDS encoding DUF3617 domain-containing protein, whose amino-acid sequence MRTLPLLAAAALAAPLAAAAPTPQPGLWTVEARVVSVDSQNVPALVRRMVEGRVETYERCLTPAQARGQFERLLVQEEARCSFSEARFAGGAMRVKGRCTSDKGDMTLDLSGTHSGTGFRATNKMTLTGRLGTVDVTAAHVGTRKGRC is encoded by the coding sequence ATGCGTACCCTACCCCTCCTTGCCGCCGCCGCGCTCGCCGCGCCGCTCGCTGCCGCCGCGCCCACGCCCCAGCCGGGCCTGTGGACGGTCGAGGCGCGCGTCGTCTCGGTCGACAGCCAGAACGTCCCCGCGCTCGTGCGCCGCATGGTCGAGGGCCGGGTCGAAACCTATGAACGCTGCCTCACGCCCGCGCAGGCCCGCGGCCAGTTCGAACGCCTCCTCGTCCAGGAAGAAGCCCGCTGCTCGTTCAGCGAGGCGCGCTTTGCGGGCGGCGCAATGCGCGTGAAGGGCCGCTGCACTTCCGACAAGGGCGACATGACGCTCGACCTGTCGGGCACCCATTCGGGCACCGGCTTTCGCGCCACCAACAAGATGACGCTCACGGGCCGCCTCGGCACCGTCGACGTCACCGCCGCCCATGTCGGCACCCGCAAGGGCCGCTGCTAG
- a CDS encoding HNH endonuclease, whose translation MPACDLSSAACWLCERPLGARVEQHHPVPKSRGGKETRPVHPICHRSLHAALDNKALALIGDDAPALRAHPALAAFLGWIAGKDPDFHAPTRRPASRRR comes from the coding sequence ATGCCCGCCTGCGACCTTTCGTCTGCCGCCTGCTGGCTGTGCGAACGCCCGCTCGGCGCCCGCGTCGAACAGCATCACCCCGTGCCCAAGTCGCGCGGTGGCAAGGAAACGCGCCCCGTCCACCCCATCTGCCACCGCTCGCTCCATGCCGCGCTCGACAATAAGGCGCTCGCGTTGATCGGCGACGACGCCCCCGCCCTGCGCGCGCATCCCGCCCTCGCCGCCTTCCTCGGCTGGATCGCAGGCAAGGACCCCGATTTCCACGCCCCCACGCGCCGCCCCGCCAGCCGCCGCCGCTAG
- a CDS encoding DUF3617 domain-containing protein — translation MRHTALFTLVLVGGLAACGGNDGEVRDTDGDGKISAEEVEAQLGDAMTEGSFMSAGEWQSRITIEDVKMPGMTDDMAAMMQDMMGNRTFSTCLTPEDVEQPDERFFAGEDNDCAYDRFSLKGGKIDAQMTCNMDGVTQVMEMTGQYGEDAYDLTMRATSEDQGGMTMTMNVSAERVGDCTGEAA, via the coding sequence ATGCGTCACACGGCCCTTTTCACCCTTGTCCTCGTCGGCGGCCTCGCGGCCTGCGGCGGCAATGACGGCGAGGTGCGCGACACCGACGGCGACGGCAAGATTTCGGCCGAGGAGGTCGAGGCCCAGCTCGGCGACGCCATGACCGAGGGCAGCTTCATGAGCGCCGGCGAATGGCAGAGCCGCATCACCATCGAGGATGTGAAGATGCCCGGCATGACCGACGACATGGCCGCCATGATGCAGGACATGATGGGCAATCGCACCTTCTCCACCTGCCTCACGCCCGAGGACGTCGAACAGCCCGACGAACGCTTCTTCGCGGGCGAGGATAACGACTGCGCCTATGACCGCTTCTCGCTGAAGGGCGGCAAGATCGATGCGCAGATGACCTGCAACATGGACGGCGTCACCCAGGTCATGGAGATGACCGGCCAATATGGCGAGGACGCCTACGATCTCACCATGCGCGCCACGTCCGAGGACCAGGGCGGCATGACCATGACGATGAACGTCAGCGCCGAACGGGTCGGCGACTGCACCGGCGAGGCGGCGTGA
- a CDS encoding DUF3617 domain-containing protein — protein MKARILATSALALGLVACGGDAAPEEEAAAPVDAMLPGNFEITSEVTALNSTDGTDPATSAEMGSKTTANICVGEDGLLPAAAFGEDGDDCTIENPYVRRGRIKQDLVCQREGQGGQIRVNVDAEFTEEGVDGTVSTITYFSGEGDYSMTRTLSGRRTGDCTEAEADADLEAEVAE, from the coding sequence ATGAAAGCACGCATTCTCGCCACCAGCGCCCTCGCGCTCGGCCTCGTCGCCTGCGGCGGCGACGCCGCGCCCGAGGAAGAGGCCGCCGCGCCGGTCGACGCCATGCTCCCGGGCAATTTCGAGATCACCAGCGAAGTCACCGCGCTCAATTCCACCGACGGCACCGATCCCGCGACCAGCGCCGAGATGGGCAGCAAGACCACCGCCAACATCTGCGTCGGCGAGGACGGGCTGCTCCCCGCCGCCGCCTTCGGCGAGGATGGCGATGATTGCACCATCGAGAACCCCTATGTGCGCCGCGGCCGCATCAAGCAGGATCTCGTCTGCCAGCGCGAAGGCCAGGGCGGCCAGATCCGCGTCAACGTCGACGCCGAATTCACCGAGGAAGGCGTCGATGGCACCGTCTCGACCATCACCTATTTCTCGGGCGAGGGCGATTATTCGATGACCCGCACCCTCTCGGGCCGCCGCACCGGCGACTGCACCGAGGCCGAGGCCGATGCCGACCTCGAGGCCGAGGTCGCCGAATAA